Below is a window of Lacrimispora xylanolytica DNA.
ATTGGGGGCGTATCCAGTGCAAAGAAATACTCCAGATACATGGAATGCAGGATTGCGATTCTCTCCGGCTGCTTCTCTAAAACCACCTCATGCCCTGCCGCGTCTTTAAAACTTCTTGGCCACTGGGAACCAGTGACTGCCGTCTCTTTGGGCGCTTTGGTACAACCACTGATCAGGCAGGAGAAAACTGCAATGGAAAGAAGTATTCTCATCATTTTTTTCATGTCATATCCTCCAGGTACTGAATGATGTGTTCCGTATTCAACTCATACAGTATAGCAATGGAAGAAATTGATTGGAATGGAATAATCCTAAGATGGACATGGATTATTCCTGAATTTCTCACGAAAGCCGCTGGGTGTTATTCCAAACTGCTTTTTAAATAACCTGCTAAAATACAGTGGATCATCGTAACCAACTCCCCGGGCAACGTCACTGATTAAAGCATCACTTGTAATGAGAATTTCCTTTGCACGATTTAAGCGGTACCGGAGAAGATAATCTCCCGGCCCCATTCCGGCATAGCTTCGAAATACATAAAACAAACGGTTTGCAGTCACTCCATTTTGTTCCGCCAGTCCTCCTACCGTCAGCCCCTCCATATAATAATCGTGAATATAGGAACGGACAGATTTAAAAAGCATATGGGAGCTGTCACTTGTCTGGCTCGCAGCACTGATAAACATTTCCTCCAAAATGCAGCGAAACAACACTTCTGACTGAAAGGAAGAAAGGGCCCCGGGTTCTGAAAAAGCTCTGCGAAGACGCCATAAAAGACCGTTCAGCCTGGGGCTATGCCCAACCGTCAGTTCAAAATGGGTATCAGGAAGAAACTCTCCCTCCGGCTTCTTCCCTGTTATGTCATAAAAAACAGATATGTATTCCCACCTTCTATTTCCCAGAACAAGCTTGTCTAACATCATATCCGGCACACCATGAATGATTTTCCGGGAATCTGTGGTATAGAGAGTTCCATCAAAGGCATACTGCGCCCTTCCGCTGATGGGAAATATAAATCCACGAAATGGGGCCGTTTTCTGTCTGCCGGAAGATCCTGGCTCTATTGCATAGTGATAAACCCCTTGTACACATATAGAGGCATTGGAGTAGCTTTTTATAAACTGTTCTAATTCTGCATCCATAGTTCTATCTCTTTTCTTATCTTTTTAAGTTAGTCGTGTCTAACTATCAAATTATACTATTTCTCCTGGTTTCCCGCAAGCAAAGGTGGAAAAATGACGCAGAAATACAATCATTTCCACATTCTTTTCCCCATATTTTCATACTTTATGATATACTGAATTTGAATGTGAACAAAAAGAAAGGTGGTAGTTCTAATATGTTCCGCAAACAGCTTCTCTTTTTTTCTGCTCTCTGTGTTCTAATTTTATCCGGGTGCAATCAAAAGAATTATATCAAAACCGTCTCCCCGGAAGCTTCCAAGGTGGAAAGCCAGGCAAGCACCATTGTAATCAGAGATTATTCAGAAAAACCAGTCACTCATCCAGTCATCACCACATCAATAAAAACGCATAAAGACAAAAATGTCTCCATTCAATATCCTGCAATCTCTAATTTAGAAGATAAGAAAAAAGAAGAAAGCGTCAATCAACTGCTGAAAGACAATGCCCTCAGCTTTCTAAGCATTGCTTCCGTTGATTCCTTAAAGGACACAGTGATTGTTGATGCTGAAATTATTTCTGCTGATCCCAAACGGATTACAGCCGTTTACACCGGTACCTTTTACGCAGAGGGAGCTGCACATCCTATTAATCTCTTTTACACAAATACAATTGATATCAACCAGGTGAAGGATCTTGGTCTGACAGATTTTGCAAATCCCGAGGCTCTGGCAGAGTACGTTCTTTCCGATCAGGTGAAATTCTACAATGCTTCCCCGGAACTTACAGAAGCACTTATGGATGCAAGAACGCAGATGGACCTTTCTTCGTATGTCAAATTATTCCAGGAAGCTGACTTTCCCATTAAGACAAAGCTGCCGGGTGGAACCCCAGCATTCCCGGATTCCTTTAGTTATGAAGACAAGGGAAACATCATTTTCTCCATTCCAGTGCCCCATGCTTTAGGCGATTCTGCCCTGGTTTCTTACACTCCTGTGACAAAATAGGAAAAATAGTTGCCATTTACTCCTTTCTCTGTTAAAATAGGACGGAAAATAAATAGAAATGGAGTCGAAAAATGAGTAATAAAGAAAAACTCACCACGCGAGATTATCTGCTCAGTATCCAGCATCTGTTCGCTATGTTTGGCGCAACCGTACTGGTTCCTTTGCTGACTGGTCTCAACCCATCGCTGGCACTATTTTCTGCAGGCGTTGGTACCTTAATATTCCACTGCTGTACTAAATTTAAGGTTCCTGTGTTTCTTGGTTCTTCCTTCGCATTTCTGGCCGCCGTTAGCTCTATCATCCGCCCGGAAGGAACCGTGATTCCAGAGAACGTACCTTTAGCACAGGGTGGAATTATTTTTGCCGGTTTAGTCTATCTTTTCTTTTCCCTTCTTGTTTTTATCGTAGGTTCGGACAAGATTAAGAGGATATTCCCTCCGGTAGTAACAGGTCCTGTCATTGTAGTAATCGGAATTAACCTTGCAAGCACGGCAATCAATGATGCTACCGGCAACCTAAGCCTTGCCGACGGAATGACTCCAGCCATAGCGTTAAACCTGGGAATTGCCTTATTTACCCTGCTTGTAGTAATCCTATGCTCTATCTTCGCACACGGATTCTTTAAGCTTGTCCCGATTCTTATCGGAATTGCGGCAGGTTATTTGTTGTGCATAATTTTAGGAAGCTTAGGCGTCTTTCACATGGACTATTCCGCCATTACATCTGCAGCCTGGATCAACATTCCTTATGTAACCAAAGATCTAAATGGAGTAGCTTTCATGACAGTTCCAAAATTCAGCCTGGGAGCAATTCTCTCCATCGCACCGATTGCCTGTGTTACGTTTATGGAGCACATCGGTGACATTACTACCAATGGAACAGTCGTAGGAAAAGACTTCTTAAAAGATCCCGGACTCCACCGCACTCTTATGGGTGATGGTGTTGCAACTCTTTTTGCAGGTTTCACAGGCGGTCCAGCTAATACTACTTATGCGGAAAACACTGGAGTGCTTGCAACTACAAAGAACTATAACCCAAGACTTCTTCGTATTACCGCAGTGTTTGCAATCATTTTAGGTCTATTTGGAAAAATGGGCGCAATTCTTCAGACCATACCCGGTCCTGTAAAAGGCGGCGTTGAAATCATGCTCTTTGGTATGATTGCTGCCGTAGGTATCCGTTCTCTTGCCGAATCAGATTTGGATTTTACACATAGCAGAAATTTATCCATTGTTGGACTTATTCTGGTGTTTGGTCTTGGATTTGGCCAGATCGGCGGTCTTAATGCAGAGATCGGTTCTGTTACTTTAAACATTTCAGGCCTTTTCATCGCAGTTGTAGTAGGTGTCATTATGAACCTGATTCTGCCGGAAACCCCTGATACAACAAGAGATTCAAGAAAGGACAAATAACATTATGGATTTTTCAATGGACAATGTAACCGTTTTTACCCACCCCCTGATTCAGCACAAAATTTCTATCTTAAGAGATAAAAGAACAGGCACCAATGAATTCCGTGCTCTTATTGAAGAAATTGCTATGCTGATGGGCTTTGAAGCCTTAAGAGATCTCCCTTTACAGGATGTAGAAGTAGAGACTCCAATCGAAACCTGCATGACTCCAATGATTGCCGGCAAGAAAATGGCAATCGTACCAATTCTCCGCGCAGGACTGGGTATGGTAAATGGTATTTTGGCTCTGGTTCCTTCTGCAAAAGTAGGACACATCGGCTTATACCGGGACGAAGTGACTCACGAGCCTCACGAGTATTACTGTAAGCTTCCAAGCCCAATCGAACAGAGAACCATCGTTGTCACAGATCCTATGGTAGCGACCGGCGGTTCTGCAGTTGAAGCAATCAATTTCATCAAGCAGTACGGCGGCAAACACATTAAATTCATGTGTATCATTGCTGCTCCAGAAGGCTTAAAGAAGCTTCAGGAAGCTCATCCTGATATTCAGATTTATGTAGGACATTTAGACCGTGGATTAAATGAGAATGCCTACATCTGTCCAGGACTTGGCGATGCAGGCGATCGTATTTTCGGAACAAAATAGAGATTTAATAGATAGAAACAGGGGTACAAGACTTCATTCAAGTTTTGTACCCCTGTTTTTATGTTGTAAGATGATTGTATACACGTTCCTTCCGGCCCAATACCAGTAAAGCCCCGGTGATTAAAACCACTCCCATTAAGGCTGGTGATACATGGCCAAGCAATACATAGAGCTGGCCCCCAATGACCGGTCCTGCAATTCTTGCCAGGGATTGTATGGCCTGGCTCCCACCCTGCACTCTCCCCTGTTCGCTTGATTCCACCGACTTAGAAATCATACCATTAAAGGATGGTCCAAAAATGGAATCACCAAATCCAAAGACAAACATACCTAAAATGAAAAAGGGATAGAAGGAAAACAAGGCGGATACTGCAATCAAACAATACCCTAATATCTCAGAACTCATCCCAAGAATTACAATTTGCATATCACTGCACTTTTTTAGAAGCCTTGGCATGATAAAACCTTGGGATATAATATCCTGTATCCCAATAATGGAAAACATGAGTCCTATGATTACTGGCTGCCAATGGAAGGTATCTATGATGAATTGTGAAAAAACCGCCTGTAGTGATCCATTGGGTATCCAAAGTAAAAAAGCAGAGATCAAAAGCCGTTTCAATTTTTTCATAGACAATACATTCATAAGCTGCTTAAGAGGATTTAAGCTTGCAAGAGAAATTATTTCAGATCTGAGACCTTTATGAAGACTTTCAGGCATAAAAAAGATTCCAAATCCAAAGTTCAACAAGGTAATGGCAGCTCCAAAGAACATAGGTACCGAATAACCAAACCTGGCGAGCAATCCTCCTATGGCAGGCCCTATGGCAAAACCAGTTCCAGTGACCGCACTTACCCACCCAAAGTATTTAGTTCTTTGCTCTCTGGGAGTGATGTCTGCAAAATAAGCAAAAATAGTACTTATGCTGCCACCTGTTATTCCTTCAATGATGCGCCCGGCAAATAATACCCATAATGCGCCTCCTATACCAAAAACAATATAACCGGCTGCCGATCCTAAAAGGCAAGCTAACAGCAAGGGCCTGCGCCCATACCTGTCGCTTAAAGCTCCTAAGCCCGGAGCAGCCAGAAAAACACAAGCGGCATAAACGGAAGTTAAAAGCGTGACCATAATTGCCTGTTCTTCGGGGGATTTAACATATGGTGCTACTAAAAACGGAATTACAGGGGTTATAATACTAAACCCTAATCCACAAAGAAATACCATCATAAGGCCAAAGATCAAAGCCTTTCTATCTATCGCTGCTTCATGATTTTCTTCTTTTCGCAATTTAAATGTAAACATAACAATTCTCCTCTCATTGTTTTATTGTTTCCTTGGAAACATATTTATCATAGCCTATTTTTGTTTCCTTGTCAACAATAATCAGAACAATATAAAGAGTCTGCCTTGCCAGATTCCGCCGCTAACGCGCCGTCACTTTATTGACCTCTTCCTCTTAAGCGTCATGTACCTCCTGCAGGTCGTGCTTTTTATTATATAGGGGAGTTCGTAGAACTTTACTATATAATAAAAAAGCGGCCTCACGTTGTCCGTTGGCCGCCTGTTCTATGAATATATGATTAATTTTTATCTGAATAAATATCAGAATCAAGTTTCTTTATTTCTTCATCCAAATGACTGCTGTACCGCTCTATAAAGCGGAGCATGCCGTCAAACTGTTCATCCGTAATTTGCTCAAAAACAGCCTTGTCACGTTCCCTGAAT
It encodes the following:
- a CDS encoding helix-turn-helix domain-containing protein, producing the protein MDAELEQFIKSYSNASICVQGVYHYAIEPGSSGRQKTAPFRGFIFPISGRAQYAFDGTLYTTDSRKIIHGVPDMMLDKLVLGNRRWEYISVFYDITGKKPEGEFLPDTHFELTVGHSPRLNGLLWRLRRAFSEPGALSSFQSEVLFRCILEEMFISAASQTSDSSHMLFKSVRSYIHDYYMEGLTVGGLAEQNGVTANRLFYVFRSYAGMGPGDYLLRYRLNRAKEILITSDALISDVARGVGYDDPLYFSRLFKKQFGITPSGFREKFRNNPCPS
- a CDS encoding uracil-xanthine permease family protein, producing the protein MSNKEKLTTRDYLLSIQHLFAMFGATVLVPLLTGLNPSLALFSAGVGTLIFHCCTKFKVPVFLGSSFAFLAAVSSIIRPEGTVIPENVPLAQGGIIFAGLVYLFFSLLVFIVGSDKIKRIFPPVVTGPVIVVIGINLASTAINDATGNLSLADGMTPAIALNLGIALFTLLVVILCSIFAHGFFKLVPILIGIAAGYLLCIILGSLGVFHMDYSAITSAAWINIPYVTKDLNGVAFMTVPKFSLGAILSIAPIACVTFMEHIGDITTNGTVVGKDFLKDPGLHRTLMGDGVATLFAGFTGGPANTTYAENTGVLATTKNYNPRLLRITAVFAIILGLFGKMGAILQTIPGPVKGGVEIMLFGMIAAVGIRSLAESDLDFTHSRNLSIVGLILVFGLGFGQIGGLNAEIGSVTLNISGLFIAVVVGVIMNLILPETPDTTRDSRKDK
- the upp gene encoding uracil phosphoribosyltransferase produces the protein MDNVTVFTHPLIQHKISILRDKRTGTNEFRALIEEIAMLMGFEALRDLPLQDVEVETPIETCMTPMIAGKKMAIVPILRAGLGMVNGILALVPSAKVGHIGLYRDEVTHEPHEYYCKLPSPIEQRTIVVTDPMVATGGSAVEAINFIKQYGGKHIKFMCIIAAPEGLKKLQEAHPDIQIYVGHLDRGLNENAYICPGLGDAGDRIFGTK
- a CDS encoding MFS transporter, whose protein sequence is MFTFKLRKEENHEAAIDRKALIFGLMMVFLCGLGFSIITPVIPFLVAPYVKSPEEQAIMVTLLTSVYAACVFLAAPGLGALSDRYGRRPLLLACLLGSAAGYIVFGIGGALWVLFAGRIIEGITGGSISTIFAYFADITPREQRTKYFGWVSAVTGTGFAIGPAIGGLLARFGYSVPMFFGAAITLLNFGFGIFFMPESLHKGLRSEIISLASLNPLKQLMNVLSMKKLKRLLISAFLLWIPNGSLQAVFSQFIIDTFHWQPVIIGLMFSIIGIQDIISQGFIMPRLLKKCSDMQIVILGMSSEILGYCLIAVSALFSFYPFFILGMFVFGFGDSIFGPSFNGMISKSVESSEQGRVQGGSQAIQSLARIAGPVIGGQLYVLLGHVSPALMGVVLITGALLVLGRKERVYNHLTT